Genomic window (Subtercola endophyticus):
GGTCGACGTCGTCGGCATAGTGCGACTTGAACCACACCCGGTCGCGGTCGACCACGCTGACGATCGAGATCGGCGCCGAGAACAGCCGCGCCGCCATTGCGGTGACGCGGTCGAGCGCTTCGTCGGGCAGGGTGTCGAGAATGGATGGCCGCGGCGTCAGCGCTGCTCGCTTCTCGCCGGGGGCGAAGAGCGGCTCCATCGCCTCGTCTTTGTGCCGGCCGCTTTCGGCGATCACGACCTGCTTGAGCGCTGCCACGAGCTCGTGGCGAACCGGACGCGCCTCGGGGTCGCGGGCGGTCATCGCGGCGAGAAGGTGCTGCCAATAGTCGGGTAGATCATCCGGAATCACCGGATCGCGCGAGAGCCGGGCGAGGGCCGACTCGACCACGCCGCCCCCGAACTCGAGGTGCCGGGTGAAGCATTCGAGCAGCACCAGGCCGAGCGAGTAGACGTCGCTCGCCGCAGTGATGGGTTTTCCCGAGGCCTGCTCGGGGCTCAGGTAGCCCGCCGTGCCGGTGGTGGTGCCGTCGACGGTGAGGCGTTCCATGTCGTCGGCGATGGCGATGCCGAAGTCGGTGAGTTTGGCGCGGGCGCGCGGCGATCCGTCGCCGTAGTCGACCAAGAGGATGTTCGAAGGCTTGATGTCGCGGTGCACAACACCCTTGGCCTGAATGTAGTCGAGCGCTTCGGCGAGGTCGTAGCCGATCTCGGCGATGTGCCGTGAGGTGAGCTGGGTGTGCGAGATGCGTTCGTGCAGGTCGCTGCCGTTGACCAGCGCCATCACCAGGTAGCGGTTGTTGCGGCCGTACTCGTCCACGTCGACGCCGGCGTCGTGAATCTGCACGAGGGCGTGATGATCGAGGCCGGCGAGCAGGGTGAGCTCGGTCTGCTGACGACCGGATTCGACGGCGCTGCTGTGGAACAGCTTTACGGCGACGTCGCGCCCGAGAGTAAGGTCGTGCGCGAGAAAGACGGTAGCGAGGCCGCCCTGGCCGATCGGCGAATCGAGGCGGTACCGGCCGCCGAGAACGCGGTGGTGCGGCTCGGGCTGCGGTTCGGCGTGCGGCTCGCTTGGGGGAGTCTCGCCCACGTCGCCTGCCTTTCGGTTACTCATTCGAGAGCCGAATCAAGTGTGCCCTTAGAATACCTGGAGCACGCGTCTGGCGGGTGGTGACTCGCTGCCCATTGACGAGCGGGCCGGTCGTGTGCAAACGGGCATCCGACATCCCTTTCGGTGGATATCGCGTGACGGAGCAACGGCCAAGCGTGGCCGTCTGCCAGTATGGCAACCATGAGTTCACGCCCCAATACCTCCAAGAGCAGCCAGTACCACAAGAACGCCCAGGGCGGCGGCTCCACCCAGCACACGGCCCTCGAAGACGGGCGTCGCGGCGGCTGGGGTGCGTTCGCCGGGCTGATCACGTTCGTTCTGATCGCCTTTCCGCTTTCGGCGACCATCGCGTTCGCCACGAACCCGCAGACGCAGAAGCTGTTCGGCAGCCACCTCGCCGACGCGAGCCAGTTCGGCTATCGGGCGTTCTGGTGGTTGCTTTCGCTCGCCCTTCTCGCGTTGCCGTTTCTGGTGGGCTACGGTCTCATCCACCTCGGCAGCCGCGGTATCAAGATCGCCGGTGCGGTCATCGCGCTGTTCGTGATCGCCGTCGTGATTCTGGGCCAGCTCTTCGTCTACTGACATGCCGTAAATTCGCACTAAGGGAGGGCTCATGAAGGGCAAGGTCGCGATCGTCACGGGCGCGAGCAAGGGGATCGGGCTCGCGATCGTG
Coding sequences:
- a CDS encoding protein kinase domain-containing protein yields the protein MSNRKAGDVGETPPSEPHAEPQPEPHHRVLGGRYRLDSPIGQGGLATVFLAHDLTLGRDVAVKLFHSSAVESGRQQTELTLLAGLDHHALVQIHDAGVDVDEYGRNNRYLVMALVNGSDLHERISHTQLTSRHIAEIGYDLAEALDYIQAKGVVHRDIKPSNILLVDYGDGSPRARAKLTDFGIAIADDMERLTVDGTTTGTAGYLSPEQASGKPITAASDVYSLGLVLLECFTRHLEFGGGVVESALARLSRDPVIPDDLPDYWQHLLAAMTARDPEARPVRHELVAALKQVVIAESGRHKDEAMEPLFAPGEKRAALTPRPSILDTLPDEALDRVTAMAARLFSAPISIVSVVDRDRVWFKSHYADDVDRDDIDRRDLERLANDLDLSTLMAPQVDAVVIEDGMLDSRTSDNVLVTGPVGMRFYVGVPLKRTSGELIGTLAVMDFAPSEATDAEVENLNDLAALVVSQLELRQVGLRTTSDVSQGLPLSH